From the genome of Thermoflexus hugenholtzii, one region includes:
- a CDS encoding S1 RNA-binding domain-containing protein, whose product METSPVIVEQQEETEGSVRVPLRSLRPKMQVEGIVTAVTPAGAFVDIGSEIPGFIHISQLAPQPVLRVSDVLKPGDRVTAWVKQVNRKKGLLSLTLIRPASYGWGQLRPGREFTGRVTRVEPDGLFVDIDAPVEGFVPASQIRKEGRVDPTGLFHPGDEVRVWVVSASRRERRLRLTMIPPPSVRWEDLKVGELIRGKVTRVEKFGAFVDIGAERDALIHISEFGVRNLKDPAEVLQEGQEIEARIILVDPEKKQIRLSLRGLLPVKEVEPEVPVRKTVPSRPAPPPEPEPVEGEEELTVMAYALKRALEEARARGRSVPPLESMSTN is encoded by the coding sequence ATGGAGACGAGCCCTGTGATCGTGGAGCAGCAGGAGGAGACAGAAGGCTCCGTCCGAGTTCCCCTTCGATCTCTGCGTCCGAAAATGCAGGTGGAAGGCATCGTCACCGCTGTGACCCCCGCCGGCGCTTTCGTTGACATCGGCTCCGAGATCCCTGGCTTTATCCATATCTCCCAGCTGGCCCCTCAACCGGTTTTACGGGTTTCCGATGTGTTGAAGCCCGGAGATCGGGTGACCGCCTGGGTAAAGCAGGTGAACCGGAAGAAAGGCCTGCTCAGCCTGACGTTGATCCGCCCGGCGTCCTACGGCTGGGGGCAACTCCGGCCCGGGCGAGAGTTCACCGGGCGGGTCACCCGGGTGGAGCCCGATGGGTTGTTCGTGGACATCGACGCGCCGGTGGAGGGCTTCGTCCCCGCCTCCCAGATCCGGAAGGAGGGGCGGGTGGATCCGACCGGGCTGTTCCATCCCGGCGATGAGGTCCGGGTGTGGGTGGTGAGCGCCAGCCGCCGCGAGCGCCGCCTGCGCCTGACGATGATCCCGCCGCCCTCCGTGAGGTGGGAGGACCTGAAAGTAGGGGAGCTGATCCGGGGGAAGGTGACCCGGGTGGAGAAGTTCGGGGCCTTCGTGGACATCGGCGCGGAGCGGGATGCCCTGATCCACATCAGCGAGTTCGGGGTCCGCAACCTGAAAGACCCCGCGGAGGTCCTTCAGGAGGGCCAGGAGATCGAGGCCCGCATCATCCTGGTGGATCCGGAGAAGAAGCAGATCCGGCTGAGCTTGCGCGGGCTGCTCCCGGTGAAGGAGGTGGAGCCGGAGGTGCCGGTGCGCAAGACGGTGCCCTCCCGTCCGGCTCCGCCGCCCGAGCCCGAGCCCGTAGAGGGAGAGGAGGAGCTCACTGTGATGGCTTATGCCCTGAAGCGGGCGCTGGAGGAGGCCCGGGCTCGCGGACGCTCCGTCCCGCCGCTGGAGTCGATGTCCACGAATTAA
- a CDS encoding ATP-binding protein translates to MRVSFGVLPGNLVGPGSAWGWGWTVLGFLALFALWGWRAQDLRGLRRVGPSSLAGFALLALLTALTPTLSWERFSGLPFRVGFPLFLWLPYLIWGGQLGPGAVGLIGLLAGAAAGFLQDGRFLHLPWIVALDAALISALLFQNDVGRPFRILRQPLVAAGIGWVGWWLLQAISWGAFYPSWPEALDGIWTLTAVMALPAGLSALVCGGIAQALHARWPERFRTRQPPRWPFYALRIQIRFLVFFSLWVSALILALFGVVSALAIRQAYEERAQALDRGVRRAAEQLTYFLHTGDTLLMDLAALGVPPDAMPVTVALILQRFVQTGPIYQTVLWVDERGEVQAAYPVEEQGRGLSVPERAAMAQAQLAQSVVHTAVHRLPDGQAGLSFVAPLAGEPVRGFLIGRVRVAQHPALREVLASLSEIAPAGQAFLVDREGRILLHPEAGVLLDLFPLPAALPAGTLVQPIVSPSGTVEEVLLRRLPGTDWWAVIRYPRAALIRRAAERALPAGGILLGFSLIGALLFGIVSRLLARRLEGLARAAGRMAGGDLEAPILSDGPDEIGQLAEAMEHARHGLRARMADLSLLLELNRRLMEVEDLARGLPEVARALERATAANLVRLLLPGPGGSLRVFTAAGEVPPEPLDHACWEQVDAHTEPVWIGPGVRPDDLAPALRSERAPRVLGVFPIHLGEERVGAAWLAFPSSHRAGSSERQLTRLILSQAAVFIARARLYEAITAERERLRAVLESSPDPLMLVDARGNLLDLNPAAERFLGTPTSRALGQPLAALLRDTELLALLQEAVPPGQVRSRELHRADGRVLWAGRYDLRLRDGREIGRLLFLRDITPFKALDRLKSDLIAAISHDLRSPLTYMRGFVTMLGMAGPLTSRQQEYVEKIMGGIDQMTRMIEDLMDLRRIEEGIGQRGICRLGDLIRDVFHEFRPQAMARGLRMTMEVKAPGVVHGDPAWLRRAIANLVDNAIKYTPEGGTITIGLTEAGGEAVIWVRDTGIGIAPGDQARIFEKFYRARRQETAHVKGSGLGLALVKSIAEWHGGRVWVESRLGHGSTFYLAIPQALPSDASQGTRNR, encoded by the coding sequence ATGCGGGTGAGCTTCGGAGTCCTCCCCGGGAACCTCGTGGGACCGGGATCCGCCTGGGGATGGGGATGGACGGTCCTCGGCTTCCTGGCCCTCTTCGCGCTGTGGGGATGGAGAGCGCAGGATCTGCGGGGGCTGCGCCGGGTGGGCCCCTCCTCACTGGCGGGGTTCGCGCTGCTGGCCCTTCTCACCGCGTTGACGCCGACCCTCTCGTGGGAGCGCTTCTCCGGCCTCCCCTTCCGGGTGGGGTTCCCTCTTTTCCTCTGGCTTCCCTATCTCATCTGGGGAGGGCAGCTGGGCCCCGGTGCGGTGGGGCTGATCGGTTTGCTGGCCGGGGCCGCGGCGGGGTTCTTGCAGGATGGACGTTTCCTGCACCTCCCGTGGATCGTGGCTCTGGATGCCGCCCTCATCAGCGCGCTGCTGTTCCAGAACGATGTAGGGCGCCCCTTCCGCATCCTCCGGCAGCCGCTGGTCGCGGCGGGGATCGGCTGGGTGGGGTGGTGGCTCCTGCAGGCCATCTCATGGGGAGCGTTCTATCCGTCCTGGCCGGAGGCCCTGGATGGGATCTGGACGCTTACGGCCGTGATGGCCCTCCCTGCCGGGCTCAGCGCGCTGGTCTGTGGGGGCATCGCCCAGGCCCTGCATGCCCGGTGGCCGGAGCGCTTCCGAACCCGCCAGCCTCCCCGCTGGCCGTTTTATGCGCTCCGCATCCAGATCCGCTTTCTCGTCTTCTTCAGCCTCTGGGTAAGCGCCCTCATCCTTGCCCTCTTCGGGGTGGTGTCCGCCCTGGCGATCCGGCAGGCCTACGAAGAGCGCGCCCAGGCGCTGGACCGCGGGGTCCGGCGGGCCGCGGAGCAGCTGACCTATTTCCTCCACACCGGGGACACCCTGCTGATGGACCTGGCGGCCCTGGGTGTGCCTCCGGATGCGATGCCCGTCACGGTGGCGCTGATCCTCCAGCGCTTCGTCCAGACGGGGCCGATTTATCAGACGGTGTTGTGGGTAGATGAGAGGGGGGAGGTGCAGGCGGCGTATCCGGTTGAGGAGCAGGGGCGAGGGCTCTCGGTGCCGGAGCGGGCGGCCATGGCCCAGGCTCAGCTCGCTCAGTCCGTGGTGCACACGGCGGTGCACCGCCTGCCGGACGGACAGGCTGGCCTCTCGTTCGTGGCCCCGCTGGCAGGGGAGCCTGTGCGCGGCTTCCTGATCGGCCGCGTGCGGGTGGCTCAGCATCCGGCCCTCCGGGAGGTCCTGGCCTCGCTCTCGGAAATCGCGCCGGCCGGCCAGGCGTTCCTGGTCGACCGGGAGGGGCGGATCCTCCTGCATCCCGAGGCGGGGGTCCTTCTGGATCTGTTCCCGCTCCCCGCGGCGCTCCCTGCCGGGACGCTTGTGCAGCCCATCGTTTCTCCCTCCGGGACTGTGGAGGAGGTGCTCCTCCGGCGGCTCCCGGGCACCGACTGGTGGGCGGTGATCCGGTATCCCCGGGCCGCCCTCATCCGGCGGGCGGCGGAGCGGGCGCTTCCCGCCGGGGGGATCCTGCTGGGGTTCTCCCTCATCGGCGCGCTCCTTTTCGGCATCGTGAGCCGCCTCCTCGCCCGGCGGCTGGAGGGGCTGGCGAGGGCGGCCGGGCGCATGGCCGGCGGAGATCTGGAGGCCCCTATCCTCAGCGACGGGCCGGATGAGATCGGGCAGCTGGCGGAAGCGATGGAGCACGCCCGGCACGGCCTGCGGGCCCGCATGGCCGATCTCTCCTTGCTTCTGGAGCTCAACAGGCGGCTGATGGAGGTGGAGGACCTGGCCCGGGGCCTTCCGGAGGTGGCCCGCGCTCTGGAGCGCGCCACTGCGGCGAACCTCGTCCGGCTCCTGCTCCCGGGCCCGGGTGGCTCCCTGCGGGTGTTCACCGCCGCCGGGGAGGTGCCGCCGGAGCCTCTGGATCATGCATGCTGGGAGCAGGTGGATGCACACACCGAGCCCGTGTGGATCGGCCCTGGGGTCCGCCCGGACGATCTTGCTCCCGCTCTCCGGTCGGAGCGCGCCCCTCGTGTCCTGGGAGTTTTCCCCATCCATCTCGGCGAGGAGCGAGTGGGGGCGGCGTGGTTGGCGTTTCCTTCCTCCCATCGGGCCGGTTCCTCGGAGCGACAGCTGACCCGTCTGATCCTGAGCCAGGCGGCGGTGTTCATCGCCCGGGCCCGTCTGTATGAGGCCATCACGGCCGAGCGGGAGCGGCTCCGGGCCGTCCTGGAGAGCAGCCCGGATCCCTTGATGCTGGTGGACGCGCGGGGGAACCTGCTCGATCTCAACCCGGCCGCCGAGCGCTTCCTGGGGACGCCTACCTCCAGGGCCCTGGGCCAGCCGCTCGCGGCGTTGCTCCGGGACACTGAGCTGCTCGCCCTGCTCCAGGAGGCGGTCCCGCCCGGCCAGGTGCGGAGCCGGGAGCTCCACCGGGCGGACGGCCGCGTGCTGTGGGCGGGCCGCTATGACCTGCGGCTGCGGGACGGACGGGAGATCGGGCGGCTTCTGTTCCTCCGGGACATCACGCCGTTCAAGGCGCTGGATCGCCTGAAGTCCGACCTGATCGCCGCCATCTCCCACGATCTGCGTTCGCCCCTCACGTATATGCGGGGCTTCGTCACCATGCTCGGCATGGCCGGCCCGCTGACCTCCCGCCAGCAGGAGTATGTGGAGAAGATCATGGGCGGCATCGATCAGATGACCCGCATGATCGAGGACCTGATGGACCTGCGGCGGATCGAGGAGGGGATCGGCCAGCGCGGGATCTGCCGCCTGGGAGATCTGATCCGGGACGTGTTCCATGAATTCCGACCCCAGGCGATGGCGCGGGGGCTCCGCATGACCATGGAGGTGAAGGCCCCGGGGGTCGTCCATGGAGATCCGGCGTGGCTGCGACGGGCGATCGCGAACCTGGTGGACAACGCCATCAAGTATACGCCGGAGGGGGGGACGATCACCATCGGGCTCACCGAAGCCGGCGGGGAGGCGGTGATCTGGGTGCGGGACACGGGGATCGGCATCGCCCCGGGGGATCAGGCGCGCATCTTTGAGAAGTTCTATCGGGCGCGTCGGCAGGAGACGGCCCATGTGAAAGGAAGCGGCCTGGGGCTGGCCCTGGTGAAATCGATCGCCGAATGGCACGGCGGACGGGTCTGGGTGGAGAGCCGGCTGGGCCATGGGAGCACGTTCTATCTCGCGATCCCCCAGGCCCTCCCTTCGGATGCCTCTCAGGGCACCCGGAACCGGTAA
- a CDS encoding RluA family pseudouridine synthase: MRIETFVVETADRLDRVIAARCPELSRSAAQRLIEAGHVQVNGTPIQRPAHRVRPGDRITVHIPPPEPMDLTPEPIPLDILYEDADVLVIHKPAGMVVHPGAGHASGTLIHAVLAHCPDLKGVGGVLRPGLVHRLDKETSGVLLIAKHEQAYHFLQAQFKARTVRKVYDALVIGHPPPEGLIEAPIARDPRHRQRMAVVPTGRPARTRYRVVHTYEGRWGRYALLEVYPETGRTHQIRVHLAYVGYPVVGDPVYGRRTALPCPRLFLHARSITVRLPSRPEPVTFEAPLPADLAGVLELLENAPASAEESGGRSALPAHSSKTTTLSS, translated from the coding sequence ATGCGGATCGAGACGTTCGTCGTCGAAACCGCCGATCGCCTCGATCGGGTCATCGCCGCCCGCTGTCCGGAGCTCTCCCGCTCGGCGGCCCAGCGCCTGATCGAGGCCGGCCATGTGCAGGTGAACGGGACGCCCATCCAGCGGCCCGCCCACCGCGTCCGCCCCGGCGATCGGATCACGGTGCACATCCCGCCTCCGGAGCCGATGGATCTAACCCCGGAGCCCATCCCGCTGGACATCCTCTATGAGGACGCCGACGTCCTGGTGATCCACAAGCCGGCCGGGATGGTCGTGCATCCCGGGGCGGGGCATGCCTCCGGCACCCTGATCCACGCCGTCCTGGCTCATTGTCCGGATCTGAAGGGGGTCGGAGGGGTGCTGCGGCCGGGCCTGGTGCACCGCCTGGACAAGGAGACCTCCGGGGTGCTGCTCATCGCCAAGCATGAGCAGGCCTATCACTTCCTGCAGGCGCAGTTCAAAGCCCGCACCGTGCGGAAAGTTTACGACGCCCTGGTGATCGGGCATCCGCCCCCGGAGGGGCTCATCGAGGCGCCCATCGCCCGCGATCCCCGCCACCGCCAGCGCATGGCCGTGGTCCCCACCGGGCGGCCGGCCCGCACCCGCTATCGGGTGGTCCATACCTACGAGGGGCGCTGGGGGCGCTACGCCCTCCTGGAGGTCTATCCGGAGACCGGGCGGACCCATCAGATCCGCGTGCACCTGGCCTATGTAGGCTACCCGGTGGTGGGGGATCCGGTCTACGGGCGGCGGACCGCCCTCCCCTGCCCGCGCCTGTTCCTGCACGCCCGCTCGATCACGGTGCGCCTCCCCTCCCGGCCGGAGCCGGTGACCTTCGAAGCTCCCCTGCCCGCTGATCTGGCCGGGGTCCTGGAGCTCCTGGAGAACGCTCCGGCTTCCGCGGAGGAGTCGGGAGGGAGGAGCGCCCTTCCCGCTCACTCATCGAAAACCACCACGCTCTCCTCGTAA
- a CDS encoding ATP-binding protein, with amino-acid sequence MGEDPERATVSPEISAEVSPRTSLLLRLLEERSPAARVLRARPPVDRPVEETVRFPFLAIVGQTEMKLALVLALINPAIGGVLLMGARGTGKTTAVRGLLDLLPPVERSLCPYGCEPEAAYTLGFHMICKDCARKLGQGEPITAPDRMRLIELPLNARLEDVIGGLDEQAAMEGKVRIRRGLLAQADQNVLYVDEVNLLDPEIANAILDAAALGRYTVRRGPLAATYRARLILIASMNPEEGPLRPQIHDRFGLRVVVRGLTDPRDRLEVYRRVRLFRTNPYALVAQWAQETAAAAAEIAEARQRLPRVAIPPELEQEAMGWIYRLGIESSRAEVALLEAARAYAAADGRETVTREDLQAVAPMALRQRRSAFIAAFIAQQEKEDEEIRAVIQDRVRPPRRRRRA; translated from the coding sequence ATGGGAGAGGATCCTGAGCGGGCGACGGTAAGCCCGGAGATCTCCGCGGAGGTCTCCCCTCGCACCTCCCTGCTGCTCCGGCTTCTGGAGGAACGGAGCCCGGCGGCCCGGGTGCTGCGGGCGCGCCCCCCCGTCGACCGGCCGGTGGAAGAGACCGTTCGCTTTCCCTTCCTGGCCATTGTCGGCCAGACCGAGATGAAGCTGGCGCTGGTCCTGGCCCTGATCAACCCGGCCATCGGAGGGGTGCTGCTGATGGGCGCCCGGGGCACCGGGAAGACCACAGCAGTGCGAGGCTTGCTGGATCTCCTCCCGCCGGTGGAGCGCTCCCTCTGCCCTTACGGCTGCGAGCCGGAGGCTGCCTACACCCTGGGCTTTCATATGATCTGCAAGGATTGCGCCCGCAAGCTGGGCCAGGGGGAGCCCATCACCGCGCCGGATCGCATGCGGCTGATCGAGCTCCCCCTGAACGCCCGCCTGGAGGACGTGATCGGGGGGCTGGATGAGCAGGCGGCGATGGAGGGGAAGGTGCGGATCCGGCGCGGCCTCCTGGCCCAGGCGGATCAGAACGTGCTCTACGTGGACGAGGTGAACCTTCTGGATCCGGAGATCGCCAACGCTATCCTGGACGCCGCCGCCCTGGGCCGATACACGGTCCGACGGGGACCCCTGGCGGCCACCTACCGCGCCCGCCTGATCCTCATCGCCTCGATGAACCCGGAGGAGGGGCCGTTGCGCCCTCAGATCCACGATCGCTTCGGACTGCGAGTGGTGGTCCGCGGCTTGACGGACCCGCGGGACCGGCTGGAGGTGTATCGCCGGGTGCGCCTGTTCCGGACGAATCCCTACGCCCTGGTGGCCCAGTGGGCTCAGGAGACCGCGGCGGCCGCGGCGGAGATCGCGGAGGCCCGCCAGCGACTGCCCCGGGTGGCCATCCCGCCGGAGCTGGAGCAGGAAGCCATGGGCTGGATCTACCGGCTGGGCATCGAATCCAGCCGCGCGGAGGTCGCCCTCCTGGAGGCCGCCCGGGCCTACGCCGCCGCCGACGGCCGGGAAACGGTCACCCGGGAGGATCTGCAGGCGGTGGCGCCGATGGCCCTCCGCCAGCGTCGCAGCGCTTTCATCGCCGCCTTCATCGCCCAGCAGGAAAAGGAAGACGAAGAGATCCGGGCGGTGATCCAGGATCGCGTGCGCCCGCCCCGACGGCGCCGTCGAGCATGA
- a CDS encoding ParB N-terminal domain-containing protein — MGALHGAERMPVLRFVPVADLIPHEQADQVRTEPLVQRLRTEGVLKNPPVVAPIPGEPRYVVLDGANRVEAARRLGLPHLVVQVVDYEDPRLVVEAWTHVISGEDPQAFFEAVRGIEGITLEPSERLHARAELARRQALAYLSCPRGEIYLVRAEGDLYRRTALLNLLVDAYKSRFRFYRTATDQLEQILSYYDQVIAVVVFPRYEPAEIIELARNGARLPAGITRHIIPYRALRVFIPLEIMAAPLSLEEKNAWLADWFRRKLAAREIRVYEESVVVFDE; from the coding sequence ATGGGAGCCCTGCATGGGGCCGAGCGAATGCCGGTGTTGCGGTTCGTGCCGGTGGCCGATCTGATCCCCCACGAACAGGCGGATCAGGTGCGGACGGAGCCGCTGGTCCAGCGCCTCCGCACGGAGGGCGTTCTGAAGAACCCCCCGGTGGTGGCGCCCATCCCGGGCGAACCGCGCTACGTGGTGCTGGACGGCGCCAACCGGGTGGAGGCCGCCCGCCGCCTGGGCCTTCCCCATCTGGTGGTCCAGGTTGTGGATTACGAGGACCCTCGCCTGGTGGTGGAGGCGTGGACCCACGTGATCAGCGGGGAGGATCCCCAGGCGTTTTTCGAGGCGGTCCGGGGGATCGAAGGGATCACGCTGGAGCCTTCGGAGCGTCTGCACGCCCGCGCGGAGCTGGCCCGCCGCCAGGCCCTGGCCTATCTCAGCTGTCCGCGCGGGGAGATCTATCTGGTGCGGGCGGAGGGGGATCTCTACCGCCGGACGGCGCTGCTTAACCTCCTGGTGGACGCTTATAAATCCCGCTTTCGGTTCTATCGGACCGCCACGGATCAGCTGGAGCAGATCCTGTCTTACTATGATCAGGTGATCGCCGTGGTGGTCTTCCCTCGTTACGAGCCGGCCGAGATCATCGAGCTGGCCCGCAACGGGGCCCGGCTCCCCGCCGGCATCACCCGCCACATCATCCCCTACCGGGCCCTGCGCGTGTTCATCCCCCTCGAGATCATGGCGGCCCCCCTCTCGCTGGAGGAGAAGAACGCGTGGCTGGCCGACTGGTTCCGGCGCAAGCTGGCCGCGCGGGAGATCCGGGTTTACGAGGAGAGCGTGGTGGTTTTCGATGAGTGA
- a CDS encoding response regulator transcription factor — protein sequence MQPSGGGTKVLWVVFEGTGPDAHLLRVLQRHGFRAETLVVEDLLAALRARRSADSWPWAPPDLILLDRPSPSYGMELYQRLRRRMKAPVLLIVERETAPLWGRQDDGILIAPFSSRRLLHRVRAMLMEHPMEDEGIIEVGPFRLNTVRRVLQRGDAIYCLTPKQCRLLAILMRRVGHVVPRRDLMRWVWGTESLSSSRTLDVHIRWLRRILEEDPAHPRYLETVRQVGYRFRVP from the coding sequence ATGCAACCATCCGGCGGAGGGACGAAGGTTCTCTGGGTGGTGTTTGAAGGCACCGGCCCGGACGCCCACCTGCTTCGGGTCCTCCAGCGTCACGGGTTTAGAGCCGAGACGCTGGTGGTGGAAGATCTGCTCGCCGCCCTCCGGGCGCGGCGCTCGGCGGATTCATGGCCGTGGGCCCCGCCGGATCTCATCCTCCTGGACCGACCGAGCCCCTCCTATGGAATGGAACTCTATCAGCGTCTGCGACGGCGGATGAAGGCGCCGGTCCTGCTGATCGTGGAGCGCGAGACCGCCCCGCTGTGGGGCCGTCAGGACGATGGGATCCTGATCGCGCCGTTCTCCTCCCGGCGCCTGCTTCACCGGGTGCGGGCGATGCTGATGGAACACCCCATGGAGGATGAGGGGATCATCGAGGTCGGGCCCTTCCGGCTGAACACCGTGCGCCGGGTGCTGCAACGCGGGGACGCGATTTACTGTCTGACCCCCAAGCAGTGCCGCTTGCTCGCCATCCTCATGCGACGGGTCGGCCATGTGGTTCCGCGCCGGGATCTGATGCGCTGGGTCTGGGGAACCGAAAGCCTATCCAGCAGCCGGACCCTGGATGTGCACATCCGATGGCTCCGCCGCATCCTCGAAGAAGACCCGGCCCACCCCCGCTATCTGGAGACCGTCCGCCAGGTAGGTTACCGGTTCCGGGTGCCCTGA
- a CDS encoding sugar phosphate isomerase/epimerase family protein, translating into MIGISCGRLTDLPALREFAEAHGLGLELQEFALPEVLDGEWRDLLRRYRQALSGFTGPISLHGPFVDLFSGSVDPRIAAVTMERYRHSLAIAAELGAWLVNFHLNYNPLVDEPSYRPRWLERQVAFWTELAFEAQEAGIRIALENMWEPDPFLQVEVIQQVNHFGVGACLDIGHAYLYSRVPIQAWINVLEPVLIYAHLHNTSGSQDRHLPLTQGVIPVEPVLSRLARCLNRPMLILEMPGLAEIRESLPLLQRILQRVTSLG; encoded by the coding sequence ATGATCGGGATCAGCTGCGGCAGGCTGACGGATCTTCCGGCCCTGCGGGAGTTTGCGGAAGCTCATGGCCTGGGCCTGGAGCTCCAGGAGTTCGCCCTCCCGGAGGTCCTGGATGGCGAGTGGAGGGACCTGCTTCGGCGCTACCGCCAGGCCCTGAGCGGGTTCACCGGACCGATCTCCCTCCACGGCCCCTTCGTGGATCTCTTCAGCGGCAGCGTGGATCCCCGGATCGCCGCCGTCACGATGGAGCGCTACCGCCACTCCCTGGCCATCGCCGCGGAGCTGGGGGCCTGGCTGGTGAACTTCCACCTCAACTACAACCCGCTGGTGGACGAGCCTTCTTACCGTCCGCGCTGGCTGGAGCGGCAGGTTGCCTTCTGGACCGAGCTGGCCTTCGAGGCCCAGGAGGCCGGCATCCGCATCGCCCTGGAGAACATGTGGGAGCCCGATCCCTTCCTGCAAGTCGAAGTCATCCAGCAGGTGAACCATTTCGGCGTCGGGGCCTGCCTGGACATCGGCCACGCTTATCTCTATTCGCGGGTGCCGATCCAGGCCTGGATCAACGTGCTGGAGCCGGTGCTGATCTACGCTCACCTTCACAACACCAGCGGATCCCAGGACCGGCACCTTCCGCTGACCCAGGGGGTCATCCCGGTGGAGCCGGTGCTCAGCCGGCTGGCCCGCTGTCTGAACCGCCCGATGCTGATCCTGGAGATGCCCGGCCTGGCGGAGATCCGGGAGAGCCTGCCGCTCCTTCAACGGATCCTGCAACGGGTGACGTCGCTGGGATGA
- a CDS encoding PIG-L deacetylase family protein, which produces MIARGTLLAAFAHPDDESFGPAGTLALYASRGYAVHLICATRGEAGTPDPRIGPVGDLGALREEELRCAARILGLQGLHLLGYRDSGMPGSPDAAHPQAFIRAPLEEVVGRLVALIRELRPDVVVTFDPYGGYGHPDHIHMHRAMVEAFHRAGDPTAFPEHFARGLLPHRPARLYYTVFPLRPLRPLLALLRLLGYDPQRFGRNRDIDLEAALRAALPVTTRIDIRAVLDRKEQAMACHRSQGGGWMRSFRLPRFLRRRLWGFETFHRAIPPFRPGEPIERELFPEQASSSPAWFTRSRPR; this is translated from the coding sequence ATGATCGCGCGCGGGACTCTTCTGGCGGCTTTCGCCCATCCCGACGATGAGTCCTTCGGGCCGGCAGGGACGCTGGCCCTTTACGCGTCCCGGGGGTATGCGGTGCATCTGATCTGCGCCACCCGAGGGGAGGCAGGCACCCCGGACCCCCGCATCGGCCCGGTGGGGGACCTGGGCGCGCTGCGGGAGGAGGAGCTGCGCTGCGCCGCCCGGATCCTGGGCCTCCAGGGCCTGCACCTGCTCGGCTACCGGGACTCCGGCATGCCCGGCTCCCCGGATGCGGCGCACCCGCAGGCCTTCATCCGCGCGCCCCTGGAGGAGGTCGTCGGCCGACTGGTCGCCCTCATCCGGGAGCTCCGCCCGGATGTGGTGGTGACCTTCGATCCTTACGGCGGCTATGGGCACCCGGACCATATCCACATGCATCGGGCGATGGTGGAGGCGTTCCATCGGGCGGGCGATCCGACGGCTTTCCCGGAGCATTTCGCCCGTGGGCTTCTACCGCATCGCCCGGCCCGCCTGTATTACACGGTCTTCCCTCTGAGGCCGCTCCGCCCGCTTCTCGCCCTTCTCCGGCTTCTGGGTTACGATCCGCAACGCTTCGGGCGCAACCGGGACATCGATTTAGAGGCCGCCCTCCGGGCGGCCCTCCCGGTGACCACGCGGATCGACATCCGCGCGGTGCTGGATCGCAAGGAGCAGGCTATGGCCTGCCACCGCAGCCAGGGCGGGGGATGGATGCGGTCCTTCCGCCTTCCCCGGTTCCTCCGGCGCCGCCTGTGGGGGTTTGAAACCTTCCATCGGGCCATCCCCCCTTTCCGACCGGGGGAGCCGATCGAGCGAGAGCTGTTCCCGGAGCAGGCGTCATCCTCCCCAGCCTGGTTCACGCGATCGCGCCCCCGATGA